TGGAGCACGGGCAGGTGCAGCATGAGCGCGAGCATGGCGCCGGTGGAGGACATGAAGACGTAGGACGGCACGCCCAGGTCGCGGGCCACGTCGACCATGGGCGCCGCGAACAGGTCGAGCACGAGCGCGGCGACGGGGCACGACATCCCCGCGACGGCGTCCCTGACGTGGGGCGCGTGGAGCTGGATGTAGCGCGCGATGAACTCCTCGACTCCGGCAGCGTCAGCCGGAGGCTCCACCGCGGGGAGGCGGTGGAAGCGGATGTCGAGGCCGGAGGCGGCCTCGCGGCGGACGTGCGCCTCGACCTCGGAGGTGGCCTGGGCGGTGGGCGGGCGCATGACGAGCAGCGTGATGGACAAGGCGCGGCCGCCGCAGAGAAGGATGCGCTTGCAGGACTCGAGCATGGACATGAGGTGGCCGGTGCCCCACTCCGGCACCAGCACCAGCGTCGGCGTCGGACTAGCTGCCATCCTAGTTCTAGTTCTAGTTCTAGTTCTGGTGCCGCTCCGCTCCCTCACGTACGCGTTCTACTTGTACCCAAGCCAGACACAGCGTAACGCCTAATATAAATAGCGATGCCAAAGCCAAATATGCGTTCTACTCGTACCCAGCATCCCACACGATCAAAATGACAAACAcggccccctcaaaaaaaaaagtGACAAACACGGCGAGGGAGTATAAATAGCATGGTGTTTATTACTAGTATTACTTACTAGGATACCCCGCGCGTTGGTGCCGGGATTCAAGTAAAGAGAAAAAATGTTGTGCAATGAATGAAAAAGGTAGAAGCTCTATGAAGCAAAACATGGTAGGAAATCCATGGCCTTGACAGAAAGAAACATATTTTCctgcaaaagaaaaagaaacgTAGTATTTGATACATACTAACAAACATGGCATTGTAGGCGTATATACACACTGGTGGGAAACGAAATATATTTGATACAGAATAACATGATATTGTAGACACCGGTGGAAATCAATAAAGTGAGTCAATGTCCTGTGAACAGTCCGTTTGTTGGTTTTAGGCAGGGTCTAGGACCTGGCCAAAAAATCATACTGATTACATAATAACATGGCATTGTTGGTATATATACACTGGTGGGAAAAGAAATATATTTCGTACATAATAAAATGATATTGTAGACACCAGTGGAAATCAATAAAGAGAGTCCAGGTCCTGTGAATAGTCCGTTGTTTGGTTTCAGACACGGTCCAGGACCTGCTTACGGTTATAAATCTTCATGTTTAATTCTTTCTTCTCCTTCGATCCATTGGCAGAGCGCCCGCTGTTTCACTGAAAAAACAGGAAGAATTATTTGATGACAACCATGTCAGAACCAGAGCGAGCATAGGAGAGAGGTTTTGTGCAACACAGTTTCATTGATACATCGGTTACACATAAATGTAGTACAGAGCTCAACCAACTCATACAAAGGGCGGCCGAAAGAATAGGTCAGCACTAATGCCACTATCTATACATGCATGTACGTACACACAGTTCGCTAACACAACCGATGAAAATAGCACTTCTTTTGTCATCTGTCTAGAGTATGGCTCCGGCAAGCACAAACCATTAACATATATACGCTGCCCTAATCTATAATCCTGATAAAAAATGTAGATTATATTTgccacatggcaactttagtttaagcaccatggcaactacagtgtaaacatcatggcaacttttgggcaaaaaaaaaaaaatttatcgaaacatatcaacatggggtctagttttgaagatctcatcgagacggatttaatggtgaaaacggattTTTAATTCGCTTTTTTAATTAGGAGATAAAATATTTTTAAGCCGAAAACCAAAAAGATTTCTGCTGATGTCATCTGTTCATACGTGGAAAAATGAGTGGTGATGAAGGCGTGTGGGCGATGTGCAAACGCTCACACGTGTGGCGTTAGTTTTTCCGAAAGAAAATAGGGATGCATGTGAGTTGCAATATTGCATCacttttctttttttcctctcCTTGTTTGCAAAGGCCAGAGATCATTTggaaaataaaaggcaaaagCGCTGAGTCTGTCGCTGAGATCTAGTGTAGAATTACCTGATAATTGGAGGTGGCACCTTGTTCTTGAACTGAGTGTGCCGAGATTAGATATTCTAGGCACAGGTACTGATTCAAGTCAAAAAGACCAACTATTACTTTCTGTTCCCCAACTTGAACTACTGAGTTGTATGGTTCAAGAACAAGCTGCCAACCTCCACTGCTGGACTGCTGGAGCATTTTTCCGAGAGTAGGGCCCTGTTCGGTACTTCACCAGTTCCGCAGAATACAAGAATCATTTTATACTACGACTCCGACCGCTCCGGGAGCGGAGTGGTGGAGTGGAGCGTCTCCAAACACAGCCTAGAACGCGAGCAGCTCGTGCGTGATCAAGAAGAAGAAGGCGCCCACTCGTATTTGTAGGCTGGGATACCGAGGGGTGATGAATGCTGCCGTTTCATGTGCAGTAGTGGCTGCCGTTTCATGTGCAGTAGTGCTACCGTTTCATGGTGGCGCCTCGAAGGGAGAGCGGCGGCACCGGTGGAAGATAAGACGAACCCTGAGGACTGCGGTCAGA
This genomic window from Triticum urartu cultivar G1812 unplaced genomic scaffold, Tu2.1 TuUngrouped_contig_6100, whole genome shotgun sequence contains:
- the LOC125530139 gene encoding putative UDP-glucose flavonoid 3-O-glucosyltransferase 3 translates to MAASPTPTLVLVPEWGTGHLMSMLESCKRILLCGGRALSITLLVMRPPTAQATSEVEAHVRREAASGLDIRFHRLPAVEPPADAAGVEEFIARYIQLHAPHVRDAVAGMSCPVAALVLDLFAAPMVDVARDLGVPSYVFMSSTGAMLALMLHLPVLHQVVTVDVEFSQVDGEVVHVPGLPPIPAESMPCPGGAAKSPNY